The genomic interval AGGTAAGAGGCAGGATGTGGCGGAAATCAAGTCCATTTGGTAAGGACCTGACCACCGTGCTCCCCTCTGCCCTTGGCCCTGGCAGGGAATCCGCAGGTCCTGCCCTTGGACCCTTGGCCCATCCGGGCCATGGCGCTGTGCCTGAAGCAGGTGTTCTCCAAGGACAAGACGTTCAGGCCGCGGAAGCGCTTTGAGCCGGGCACGCAGCGCTTTGAGCTGTATAAGAAGGCGCAGGCGTCGCTCAAGTCTGGCCTGGACCTGCGCAGCGTGGTGAGGCTGCCGCCCGGCGAGAACATAGATGACTGGATCGCGGTGCACGTGGTGGACTTCTTCAACCGCATAAACCTCATCTACGGCACCATGGCCGAGCGCTGCAACGAGACCAGCTGCCCGGTCATGGCCGGTGGGCCTCGCTACGAGTACCGCTGGCAGGACGAGCGCCAGTACCGGCGGCCGGCCAAGCTCTCGGCGCCACGCTACATGGCGCTGCTCATGGACTGGATCGAAGGCCTCATCAACGACGAGGATGTCTTTCCC from Budorcas taxicolor isolate Tak-1 chromosome 3, Takin1.1, whole genome shotgun sequence carries:
- the MOB3C gene encoding MOB kinase activator 3C produces the protein MALCLKQVFSKDKTFRPRKRFEPGTQRFELYKKAQASLKSGLDLRSVVRLPPGENIDDWIAVHVVDFFNRINLIYGTMAERCNETSCPVMAGGPRYEYRWQDERQYRRPAKLSAPRYMALLMDWIEGLINDEDVFPTRVGVPFPKNFQQVCTKILTRLFRVFVHVYIHHFDSILSMGAEAHVNTCYKHFYYFIREFSLVDQRELEPLREMTERICH